The following are from one region of the Salvia hispanica cultivar TCC Black 2014 chromosome 1, UniMelb_Shisp_WGS_1.0, whole genome shotgun sequence genome:
- the LOC125185475 gene encoding uncharacterized protein LOC125185475 has protein sequence MDDLWNQAWDSLIQEVQREADEEAAAIPREIRHRRTIPRDHVGAAERLMADYFSDQPRYPAEIFRRRFRMSRPLFTHIATTLADRFECFTLRRDCTGRIGLSTLQKCTSAIRQLAYAGPADMFDEYLQMGETTSLTVLRQFCKGIRQVFGPEFLRKPTPDECQRLLDMHGAVHSFPRDDGQH, from the coding sequence atggatgatttgtgGAATCAAGCATGGGATTCTTTGATTCAAGAGGTGCAGAGGGAGGCCGacgaggaggcggcggcgatCCCTCGTGAGATTCGTCATCGTCGGACAATCCCACGAGACCATGTCGGAGCGGCTGAGCGGCTTATGGCCGACTACTTTAGTGATCAGCCTCGTTACCCGGCTGAAATTTTTCGTCGCCGTTTCAGAATGTCGCGACCGCTATTCACCCATATAGCGACGACATTGGCGGACCGGTTCGAGTGCTTCACGCTCCGGAGGGATTGCACTGGCCGGATCGGTCTGTCTACTTTGCAGAAATGCACCTCTGCAATTAGGCAGCTTGCCTATGCCGGACCGgctgatatgttcgacgaatacctacaGATGGGTGAGACGACTAGTCTAACTGTGCTCCGGCAATTTTGTAAGGGCATTCGGCAAGTCTTTGGTCCGGAGTTCCTACGAAAGCCAACCCCCGATGAGTGCCAGAGACTGCTAGATATGCACGGTGCGGTGCACAGCTTTCCCCGGGATGATGGGCAGCattga
- the LOC125185484 gene encoding uncharacterized protein LOC125185484 — MHWEWRNCPVAWKGQFTTGFKQKHPSMILEAVVDYRLRIWHAYFGVAGSNNDINILQSSLIFNDECRGEGPEISFVANGTQFPVFVKTLRRPAGAKRQYFARKQEAARKNVERAFGVLQARWAILRCPARVWHEDDAADIMVVCIILHNMIIEDEGFAAERWAPEDGASTSHGVASAPIQMGVPRSDEYLIQRFVDIRRSIAHDHLQVDLIEEIWARRGGGVA; from the coding sequence atgcattgggagtggagaAACTGCCCGGTGGCGTGGAAAGGCCAGTTCACTACCGGTTTCAAGCAGAAACATCCGTCGATGATCCTCGAAGCCGTTGTTGACTACCGTTTGCGGATctggcatgcatatttcggtgttgcaggttcgaacaacgacatcaacatTCTGCAGTCGTCGCTTATCTTCAATGATGAGTGCCGGGGAGAGGGTCCAGAGATCAGTTTTGTAGCAAACGGCACGCAGTTTCCCGTATTCGTCAAGACACTTCGGCGACCGGCTGGCGCGAAGAGACAATATTTTGCGCGCAAACAAGAGGCCGCTAGGAAAAATGTGGAGCGAgcttttggtgtgctccaagcGCGATGGGCCATTCTACGCTGCCCGGCACGAGTGTGGCACGAAGATGATGCCGCGGATATCATGGTAGTGtgtatcatattgcacaatatgataatagaagatgaaggatttgcTGCAGAACGTTGGGCGCCGGAAGATGGTGCAAGTACAAGTCACGGTGTTGCCTCCGCGCCGATACAGATGGGTGTACCACGTAGTGATGAATATCTGATCCAACGTTTCGTTGATATACGCCGGAGCATAGCACATGACCATCTCCAGGTCGATTTGATTGAAGAGATCTGGGCACGTAGGGGAGGCGGCGTAGCATGA